Genomic segment of Bacillota bacterium:
GCGCCACGAACGTCCCGGCCGTGCCCGGCGTCGGCGCCCAGCCGTAGTCCTTGAACCCCTTGGCCGTGAACCAGCCGTCGGTCCAGTCGCCCATGATGAGCATGCCGCCCTTGCCCTCCATCAGGTAGGCGGCGGCGCCATCCCACGTGAGGGCCGAGTGGTCCGAGTTGGCGTACGTCATCATGCGCTTGAAGGTCTGAAGGGCCTGCGTGACCCGAGGGTCGGTCCACCGGGTCTTGCCGGTCCACAGCCCGCGGTACGCCTCGGGGCCAAGCACCCCGGCCAGCACGTCCTCGAACACGTGGCCGAGCTCCCAGCCGTCCTTGGAACCGACCACGAACGGGATGATGCCCCTCGCCTTGAGGGCGTCGGCAACCTGGAAGAACTCGTCGAACGTCCGAGGCGGCTTCAGGCCGTAGGTCTGGAAGACCTTCTTGTTGTACCAGAGCACGTTGGAGCGGTGGATGTTGACGGGAACCGACCAGTAGTGGCCGTTGTAGGAGATGATGTCCAGGATCCCCCCGGGCATCACCTTGTCCCAGCCCTCGGCCTTGAACAGGTCGTCGAGGGGTTCCATCTTGCCGGCCACGACCCAGGTGTCGATCAGCTCGCGCCCGGCGTGCACCTGGAAGGTGTCGGGCGGGTCGCCGCCGAGCATGCGGGAGACCAGCACCGCCTTCGCGACGGAGCCGGCGCCGCCGGCCACGGTGGCGTTGACGATCCAGACGTCCGGGTGGAGCTTGTAATACTCATCGAACAGCGCCGTCAAGGCCTCCGCCTCTCCGCCCGCCGTCCACCAGCTGAACACCTCCAGCTTGCGGAACTGGGTGGTGCCAGCCGACGCCGAGGCCGAAACAAGGAGAGCCACGGCCAGAACCGAGAAAACGATCCGCACTGCGCGCATTCTCGCCATGCCGGTCTTCTCCCCTCCCAGCCGGTCTTCGGCTTTTGGAGTTCTCTTCATGGAAACCGCTCTCAAAATAGAACCCGCAACGCGCCCACACGGGAACCCCTCCAGGGTTCCAGGAGCAAGGGGCCAGCAGCTCTCAGGTACCCCCACTCCCACCTCCTTTTGCGTGCGCCTCTTGTGGTGTGCCAGCCTCCTCTACCCGGCCGGCCCGGTGGGCCCCCTTCGAAGGAGCCGCCACCACGCGGA
This window contains:
- a CDS encoding extracellular solute-binding protein translates to MARMRAVRIVFSVLAVALLVSASASAGTTQFRKLEVFSWWTAGGEAEALTALFDEYYKLHPDVWIVNATVAGGAGSVAKAVLVSRMLGGDPPDTFQVHAGRELIDTWVVAGKMEPLDDLFKAEGWDKVMPGGILDIISYNGHYWSVPVNIHRSNVLWYNKKVFQTYGLKPPRTFDEFFQVADALKARGIIPFVVGSKDGWELGHVFEDVLAGVLGPEAYRGLWTGKTRWTDPRVTQALQTFKRMMTYANSDHSALTWDGAAAYLMEGKGGMLIMGDWTDGWFTAKGFKDYGWAPTPGTAGTFVALSDTFGLPKGIKNRDTVMDWLRLLGSKRGQEAFNPKKGSICARTDCDRSLFNEYLRSAMDDWQKDEIVPSVIHGAAASESWATAFKDTVALFAARGDVAAAQRALQQACEDAGVCR